In Ursus arctos isolate Adak ecotype North America unplaced genomic scaffold, UrsArc2.0 scaffold_3, whole genome shotgun sequence, one DNA window encodes the following:
- the FLNC gene encoding filamin-C isoform X2: protein MMNNSGYSEAALGLGDEVDDMPSTEKDLAEDAPWKKIQQNTFTRWCNEHLKCVGKRLTDLQRDLSDGLRLIALLEVLSQKRMYRKFHPRPNFRQMKLENVSVALEFLEREHIKLVSIDSKAIVDGNLKLILGLIWTLILHYSISMPMWEDEDDEDARKQTPKQRLLGWIQNKVPQLPITNFNRDWQDGKALGALVDNCAPGLCPDWEAWDPNQPVENAREAMQQADDWLGVPQVIAPEEIVDPNVDEHSVMTYLSQFPKAKLKPGAPVRSKQLNPKKAIAYGPGIEPHGNTVLQPAHFTVQTVDAGLGEVLVYIEDPEGHTEEAKVVPNNDKNRTYAVSYVPKVAGLHKVTVLFAGQNIERSPFEVNVGMALGDANKVSARGPGLEPVGNVANKPTYFDIYTAGAGTGDVAVVIVDPQGRRDTVEVALEDKGDSTFRCTYRPVMEGPHTVHVAFAGAPITRSPFPVHVAEACNPNACRASGRGLQPKGVRVKEVADFKVFTKGAGSGELKVTVKGPKGTEELVKVREAGDGVFECEYYPVVPGKYVVTITWGGYAIPRSPFEVQVSPEAGAQKVRAWGPGLKTGQVGKSADFVVEAIGTEVGTLGFSIEGPSQAKIECDDKGDGSCDVRYWPTEPGEYAVHVICDDEDIRDSPFIAHIQPAAPDCFPDKVKAFGPGLEPTGCIVDKPAEFTIDARAAGKGDLNLYAQDADGCPVNITVIPNGDGTFRCSYVPTKPIKHTIIVSWGGVNVPKSPFRVNVGEGSHPERVKVYGPGVEKTGLKANEPTYFTVDCSEAGQGDVSIGIKCAPGVVGPAEADIDFDIIKNDNDTFTVKYTPPGAGRYTIMVLFANQEIPASPFHIKVDPSHDASKVKAEGPGLNRTGVEVGKPTHFTVLTKGAGKAKLDVHFAGAAKGEAVRDFEIIDNHDYSYTVKYTAVQQGNMAVTVTYGGDPVPKSPFVVNVAPPLDLSKVKVQGLNSKVAVGQEQAFSVNTRGAGGQGQLDVRMTSPSRRPIPCKLEPGGGAETQAVRYMPPEEGPYKVDITYDGHPVPGSPFAVEGVLPPDPSKVCAYGPGLKGGLVGTPAPFSIDTKGAGTGGLGLTVEGPCEAKIECQDNGDGSCAVSYLPTEPGEYTINILFAEAHIPGSPFKATIRPVFDPSKVRASGPGLERGKAGEAATFTVDCSEAGEAELTIEILSDAGVKAEVLIHNNADGTYHITYKPAFPGTYTITIKYGGHPVPKFPTRVHVQPAVDTSGIKVSGPGVEPHGVLREVTTEFTVDARSLTATGGNHVTARVLNPSGAKTDTYVTDNGDGTYRVQYTAYEEGVHLVEVLYDEVAVPKSPFRVGVTEGCDPSRVRAFGPGLEGGLVNKANHFTVETRGAGTGGLGLAIEGPSEAKMSCKDNKDGSCTVEYIPFTAGDYDVNITFGGRPIPGSPFRVPVKDVVDPGKVKCSGPGLGAGVRARVPQTFTVDCSQAGRAPLHVAVLGPTGVAEPVEVLDNGGGTHTVHYTPATDGPYTVAVKYADQEVPRSPFKIKVLPAHDASKVRASGPGLNASGIPASLPVEFTIDARDAGEGLLTVQILDPEGKPKKANIRDNGDGTYTVSYLPDMSGRYTITIKYGGDEIPYSPFRIHALPTGDASKCLVTVSIGGHGLGACLGPRIQIGEETVITVDAKAAGKGKVTCTVSTPDGAELDVDVVENHDGTFDIYYTAPEPGKYVITIRFGGEHIPNSPFHVLATEEPVVPAEPMESMLRPFNLVIPFTVQKGELTGEVRMPSGKTARPNITDNKDGTITVRYAPTEKGLHHMGIKYDGNHIPGSPLQFYVDAINSRHVSAYGPGLSHGMVNKPATFTIVTKDAGEGGLSLAVEGPSKAEITCKDNKDGTCTVSYLPTAPGDYSIIVRFDDKHIPGSPFTAKITGDDSMRTSQLNVGTSTDVSLKITESDLSLLTASIRAPSGNEEPCLLKRLPNRHIGISFTPKEVGEHVVSVRKSGKHVTNSPFKILVGPSEIGDASKVRVWGKGLSEGQTFQVAEFIVDTRNAGYGGLGLSIEGPSKVDINCEDMEDGTCKVTYCPTEPGTYIINIKFADKHVPGSPFTVKVTGEGRMKESITRRRQAPSIATIGSTCDLNLKIPGNWFQMVSAQERLTRTFTRSSHTYTRTERTEISKTRGGETKREVRVEESTQVGGDPFPAVFGDFLGRERLGSFGSITRQEGEASSQDMTAQVTSPSGKMEAAEIVEGEDSAYSVRFVPQEMGPHTVTVKYRGQHVPGSPFQFTVGPLGEGGAHKVRAGGTGLERGVAGVPAEFSIWTREAGAGGLSIAVEGPSKAEIAFEDRKDGSCGVSYVVQEPGDYEVSIKFNDEHIPDSPFVVPVASLSDDARRLTVTSLQETGLKVNQPASFAVQLNGARGVIDARVHTPSGAVEECYVSELDSDKHTIRFIPHENGVHSIDVKFNGAHIPGSPFKIRVGEQSQAGDPGLVSAYGPGLEGGTTGVSSEFIVNTLNAGSGALSVTIDGPSKVQLDCRECPEGHVVTYTPMAPGNYLIAIKYGGPQHIVGSPFKAKVTGPRLSGGHSLHETSTVLVETVTKSSSSRGSSYSSIPKFSSDASKVVTRGPGLSQAFVGQKNSFTVDCSKAGTNMMMVGVHGPKTPCEEVYVKHMGNRVYNVTYTVKEKGDYILIVKWGDESVPGSPFKVNVP from the exons ACAGCAAGGCCATCGTGGACGGGAACCTGAAGCTGATCCTGGGGCTCATCTGGACGCTGATCCTGCACTACTCCATTTCCATGCCCATGTGGGAAGACGAGGACGACGAGGACGCCCGCAAGCAGACCCCCAAACAGCGTCTGCTTGGCTGGATCCAGAACAAGGTGCCGCAGCTGCCCATCACCAACTTCAACCGCGACTGGCAGGACGGCAAGGCTCTGGGCGCCCTGGTGGACAACTGCGCCCCCG gcctctgccccGACTGGGAGGCCTGGGACCCCAACCAGCCTGTGGAGAACGCCCGGGAGGCCATGCAGCAGGCGGACGACTGGCTCGGGGTGCCCCAG GTGATTGCCCCCGAGGAGATCGTGGACCCCAACGTGGATGAGCATTCTGTCATGACCTACCTGTCCCAGTTCCCCAAGGCCAAACTCAAACCTGGTGCCCCTGTTCGCTCCAAGCAGCTGAACCCTAAGAAGGCCATCGCCTACGGGCCCG GCATCGAGCCCCATGGCAACACCGTCCTGCAGCCCGCCCACTTCACCGTGCAGACGGTGGACGCCGGCCTGGGCGAGGTGCTGGTCTACATCGAGGACCCCGAGGGCCACACTGAGGAG GCCAAGGTGGTTCCCAACAACGACAAGAACCGCACCTACGCGGTCTCCTACGTGCCTAAGGTCGCTGGGCTGCACAAG GTGACCGTGCTCTTTGCTGGCCAGAACATCGAACGCAGCCCCTTCGAGGTGAACGTGGGCATGGCCCTGGGGGATGCCAACAAGGTGTCAGCCCGCGGCCCTGGCCTGGAGCCCGTGGGCAATGTGGCCAACAAACCCACCTACTTCGACATCTACACGGCGG GGGCCGGGACTGGTGATGTTGCCGTGGTGATCGTGGACCCGCAGGGCCGGCGGGACACAGTGGAGGTGGCCCTGGAGGACAAGGGCGACAGCACGTTCCGATGCACATACAGGCCTGTGATGGAGGGGCCCCACACGGTGCACGTGGCCTTCGCTGGTGCCCCCATCACCCGCAGTCCTTTCCCCGTCCATGTGGCCGAAG CCTGTAACCCCAACGCCTGCCGCGCCTCTGGACGGGGCCTGCAGCCCAAGGGTGTGCGCGTGAAAGAGGTGGCTGACTTCAAGGTGTTCACTAAGGGTGCCGGCAGTGGGGAGCTCAAGGTCACAGTCAAGGGGCCAA AGGGCACAGAGGAGCTGGTGAAGGTGCGGGAGGCTGGGGACGGTGTGTTCGAGTGTGAGTACTACCCTGTGGTACCTGGGAAGTACGTGGTGACCATCACATGGGGCGGCTACGCCATCCCCCGCAG CCCCTTTGAGGTACAGGTGAGCCCAGAGGCAGGAGCACAGAAGGTACGGGCCTGGGGTCCCGGCCTCAAAACGGGCCAGGTGGGCAAGTCAGCCGACTTTGTGGTGGAGGCCATCGGCACGGAGGTGGGGACACTGG GCTTCTCCATTGAGGGGCCCTCGCAGGCCAAGATCGAGTGTGATGACAAGGGGGATGGCTCCTGCGACGTGAGGTACTGGCCCACAGAGCCCGGGGAGTACGCCGTGCATGTCATCTGTGACGATGAGGACATCCGAGACTCGCCCTTCATTGCCCACATCCAGCCGGCCGCACCTGACTGCTTCCCAGACAAG GTGAAGGCCTTCGGGCCCGGCCTGGAGCCCACTGGCTGCATCGTGGACAAGCCTGCTGAGTTCACCATCGATGCCCGCGCTGCCGGCAAGGGCGACCTGAATCTGTATGCCCAG GATGCTGATGGCTGCCCCGTCAACATCACGGTCATCCCCAATGGCGACGGCACCTTCCGCTGCTCCTACGTGCCCACCAAGCCCATTAAACACACCATCATCGTCTCCTGGGGCGGTGTCAACGTGCCCAAGAGCCCCTTCCGG GTAAATGTGGGAGAAGGCAGTCACCCCGAGCGGGTGAAGGTGTACGGCCCAGGCGTGGAGAAGACGGGCCTCAAGGCCAACGAGCCCACCTACTTCACAGTGGACTGCAGCGAGGCCGGCCAAG GCGACGTGAGTATTGGCATCAAGTGCGCCCCTGGCGTCGTGGGCCCTGCAGAAGCTGACATCGACTTTGACATCATCAAGAATGACAATGACACCTTCACAGTCAAGTACACACCCCCAGGAGCCGGCCGCTACACCATTATGGTGCTGTTTGCCAACCAG GAGATCCCTGCCAGCCCCTTCCATATTAAGGTGGACCCATCCCACGATGCCAGCAAGGTCAAGGCTGAGGGCCCAGGGCTGAACCGTACAG GTGTGGAAGTTGGGAAGCCCACTCACTTCACGGTGCTGACCAAGGGAGCCGGCAAGGCCAAGCTGGACGTGCACTTTGCGGGGGCCGCCAAGGGCGAGGCTGTGCGGGACTTTGAAATCATCGACAACCACGACTACTCCTACACTGTCAAGTACACAGCCGTCCAGCAG GGTAACATGGCAGTGACAGTGACCTATGGTGGGGACCCTGTCCCTAAGAGCCCCTTTGTGGTGAACGTGGCGCCCCCATTGGACCTGAGCAAAGTCAAAGTTCAAGGCCTGAACAGCA AGGTGGCCGTGGGGCAAGAACAGGCATTCTCCGTGAACACGCGTGGGGCTGGCGGTCAGGGCCAGCTGGACGTGCGGATGACCTCGCCCTCCCGCCGACCCATCCCCTGCAAGCTGGAGCCCGGGGGTGGGGCCGAAACCCAGGCTGTGCGCTACATGCCTCCCGAGGAGGGACCCTACAAGGTGGACATCACCTACGACGGCCACCCAGTGCCGGGCAGCCCCTTTGCCGTGGAGGGTGTCCTGCCTCCTGACCCCTCCAAG GTCTGTGCTTATGGCCCTGGTCTCAAGGGCGGACTGGTGGGCACCCCAGCCCCCTTCTCCATTGACACCAAGGGGGCTGGCACAGGCGGCCTGGGGCTGACCGTGGAGGGCCCGTGCGAGGCCAAGATCGAGTGCCAGGACAATGGTGATGGTTCCTGTGCTGTCAGCTACCTGCCCACCGAGCCGGGCGAGTACACCATCAACATCCTGTTTGCCGAAGCGCACATCCCTGGCTCACCCTTCAAGGCCACCATCCGGCCCGTGTTCGACCCGAGCAAGGTGCGGGCCAGCGGGCCGGGCCTGGAGCGCGGCAAGGCCGGCGAGGCGGCCACCTTCACCGTGGACTGCTCGGAGGCGGGCGAGGCCGAGCTGACCATCGAGATCCTGTCGGACGCCGGCGTCAAGGCCGAGGTCCTGATCCACAACAACGCCGACGGCACCTACCACATCACCTACAAACCCGCCTTTCCTGGCACCTACACCATTACCATCAAGTATGGCGGGCACCCTGTCCCCAAATTCCCCACCCGCGTCCACGTGCAGCCTGCCGTCGACACCAGTGGAATCAAGGTCTCGGGGCCTGGGGTGGAGCCTCATG GTGTCCTGCGGGAGGTGACCACCGAGTTCACTGTGGATGCGAGATCCCTAACGGCCACAGGTGGGAACCACGTGACAGCGCGTGTGCTCAACCCCTCGGGTGCGAAGACGGACACCTACGTGACGGATAACGGGGATGGCACCTACCGAGTGCAGTACACAGCCTACGAGGAGG GCGTGCATCTGGTGGAGGTGCTGTACGATGAGGTAGCTGTGCCCAAGAGCCCCTTCCGAGTGGGCGTGACGGAGGGCTGTGACCCCAGCCGCGTGCGGGCCTTTGGGCCAGGCCTGGAGGGCGGCTTGGTCAACAAGGCCAACCACTTCACCGTGGAGACCAG GGGAGCTGGCACTGGAGGCCTAGGCCTAGCCATTGAGGGCCCCTCGGAAGCCAAGATGTCCTGCAAGGACAACAAAGATGGCAGCTGTACCGTGGAGTACATCCCCTTCACAGCCGGGGACTACGATGTCAACATCACCTTTGGGGGGCGGCCCATCCCAG GGAGCCCGTTCCGGGTGCCTGTGAAGGATGTGGTGGACCCTGGGAAGGTGAAGTGctcagggccagggctgggggccggTGTCAGGGCCCGGGTGCCCCAGACCTTCACAGTGGACTGCAGCCAAGCCGGCCGGGCCCCGCTGCACGTGGCCGTGCTGGGTCCCACAG GTGTGGCTGAGCCCGTGGAGGTGCTGGACAATGGAGGTGGCACCCACACTGTCCACTACACCCCGGCCACCGATGGGCCCTACACGGTAGCTGTCAAGTACGCCGACCAGGAGGTGCCGCGCAG CCccttcaagatcaaggtgcttcCTGCCCACGATGCCAGCAAGGTGCGGGCCAGTGGCCCCGGCCTCAACGCCTCTGGCATCCCCGCCAGTCTGCCCGTGGAATTCACCATTGATGCCCGGGATGCTGGTGAGGGTTTGCTCACCGTCCAGATCCTG gaccctgagggaaAGCCCAAGAAGGCCAACATCCGAGACAACGGGGATGGCACATACACCGTGTCCTACCTGCCAGACATGAGTGGCCGGTACACCATCACCATCAAGTATGGTGGCGACGAGATCCCCTACTCGCCCTTCCGCATCCACGCCCTGCCCACGGGGGATGCCAGCAAGTGTCTTGTCACAG TGTCCATTGGAGGCCATGGCCTGG GTGCCTGCCTGGGACCCCGCATCCAGATCGGGGAGGAGACCGTGATCACGGTGGATGCCAAGGCAGCAGGCAAGGGCAAGGTGACATGCACAGTGTCCACGCCGGACGGGGCAGAGCTCGACGTGGACGTGGTTGAGAACCACGACGGTACCTTTGACATCTACTACACGGCGCCCGAGCCGGGCAAGTACGTCATCACCATCCGCTTTGGAGGCGAGCACATCCCCAACAGCCCCTTCCACGTGCTG GCCACAGAGGAGCCAGTGGTACCCGCAGAGCCCATGGAGTCCATGCTGAGGCCCTTCAACCTGGTCATCCCCTTCACCGTGCAGAAAGGAGAACTCACAG GGGAGGTTCGGATGCCCTCCGGGAAGACGGCCCGGCCCAACATCACCGACAACAAGGACGGCACCATCACGGTGAGGTACGCGCCCACTGAGAAAGGCCTGCACCACATGGGGATCAAGTACGACGGCAACCACATCCCCG GAAGCCCCCTGCAGTTCTACGTGGACGCCATCAATAGCCGCCACGTCAGTGCCTATGGGCCAGGCCTGAGCCACGGCATGGTCAACAAGCCGGCCACCTTCACCATTGTCACCAAGGACGCTGGGGAAG GGGGTCTGTCCCTGGCCGTGGAGGGCCCATCCAAGGCCGAGATCACCTGCAAGGATAACAAGGATGGCACCTGCACCGTGTCCTACCTGCCCACGGCGCCCGGAGACTACAGCATCATCGTGCGCTTTGATGACAAGCACATCCCGGGGAGCCCCTTCACAGCCAAGATCACAG GTGATGACTCCATGCGCACATCACAGCTGAATGTGGGCACCTCCACGGACGTGTCACTGAAGATCACCGAGAGTGACCTGAGCCTGCTGACCGCCAGCATCCGGGCGCCCTCGGGCAACGAGGAGCCCTGCCTGTTAAAGCGCCTGCCGAACCGCCACATTG GCATCTCCTTCACCCCCAAGGAAGTTGGGGAGCACGTGGTAAGCGTGCGCAAGAGTGGCAAGCACGTCACCAACAGCCCCTTCAAGATCCTGGTGGGGCCGTCGGAGATCGGGGACGCCAGCAAGGTGCGCGTCTGGGGCAAGGGCCTGTCCGAGGGACAAACCTTCCAGGTGGCGGAGTTCATCGTGGACACTCGCAATGCAG GTTATGGGGGCCTGGGACTGAGTATCGAAGGCCCTAGCAAGGTGGACATCAACTGTGAGGACATGGAGGACGGCACGTGCAAAGTCACCTACTGCCCCACTGAGCCCGGCACCTACATCATCAACATCAAATTTGCTGACAAGCACGTGCCCG gAAGCCCCTTCACCGTGAAGGTGACGGGCGAAGGCCGCATGAAGGAAAGCATCACCCGGCGCAGACAGGCGCCTTCCATCGCCACCATCGGCAGCACCTGTGACCTCAACCTCAAGATCCCAG GGAACTGGTTCCAGATGGTGTCCGCCCAGGAGCGCCTGACGCGGACCTTCACCCGCAGCAGCCACACGTACACCCGCACGGAGCGCACGGAGATCAGCAAGACGCGGGGCGGGGAGACCAAGCGCGAGGTGCGGGTGGAGGAGTCCACCCAGGTCGGTGGAGACCCCTTTCCCGCCGTCTTCGGGGACTTCCTGGGCCGGGAGCGGCTGGGCTCCTTCGGCAGCATCACGCGGCAGGAGG GTGAGGCCAGTTCTCAGGACATGACCGCACAGGTGACCAGCCCATCGGGCAAGATGGAAGCCGCAGAGATTGTCGAGGGAGAAGACAGTGCGTACAGCGTGCGTTTCGTGCCCCAGGAGATGGGGCCCCACACGGTCACTGTCAAGTACCGCGGCCAGCATGTACCTGGCAGCCCCTTTCAGTTCACTGTGGGGCCACTTGGAGAAGGTGGAGCCCACAAAGTGAGGGCTGGAGGCACAGGACTCGAGAGAGGGGTGGCCGGCGTgccag CTGAGTTCAGCATTTGGACCCGAGAAGCAGGTGCCGGGGGCCTGTCCATTGCTGTGGAGGGTCCCAGCAAGGCGGAGATTGCATTTGAGGACCGAAAAGATGGCTCCTGTGGGGTCTCCTATGTTGTCCAGGAACCAG GTGATTATGAGGTCTCCATCAAGTTCAATGACGAGCACATACCAGACAGCCCCTTTGTGGTTCCTGTGGCCTCTCTCTCCGATGACGCTCGCCGCCTCACCGTCACCAGCCTCCAG GAGACGGGGCTCAAGGTGAACCAGCCGGCGTCCTTTGCAGTGCAGCTGAATGGTGCTCGGGGCGTGATCGATGCACGAGTGCACACGCCCTCGGGCGCCGTGGAGGAGTGCTACGTCTCCGAGCTGGACAGCG ACAAGCACACCATCCGCTTCATCCCCCACGAGAATGGCGTCCACTCTATTGATGTCAAGTTCAACGGTGCCCACATCCCTGGCAGTCCCTTCAAGATTCGCGTTGGGGAGCAGAGCCAGGCTGGGGACCCAGGCTTGGTGTCAGCTTATGGTCCTGGGCTTGAGGGGGGCACTACTG gcgTGTCATCAGAGTTCATTGTCAACACCCTGAACGCGGGCTCAGGGGCCTTGTCTGTCACCATCGATGGCCCCTCCAAGGTGCAGCTGGACTGTCGGGAGTGTCCTGAGGGCCATGTGGTCACTTACACTCCCATGGCCCCCGGCAACTACCTCATTGCTATCAAGTACGGTGGCCCCCAGCACATCGTGGGCAGCCCCTTCAAGGCCAAAGTCACAG GTCCCCGGCTGTCTGGAGGCCACAGCCTTCACGAAACCTCCACAGTTCTGGTGGAGACCGTGACCAAGTCGTCCTCCAGCCGCGGCTCCAGCTACAGCTCCATCCCGAAGTTCTCCTCAGATGCCAGCAAGGTGGTGACACGGGGCCCAGGGCTGTCCCAGGCCTTTGTGGGCCAGAAGAACTCCTTCACTGTGGACTGCAGCAAAGCAG GCACCAACATGATGATGGTGGGCGTGCACGGGCCCAAGACCCCCTGTGAGGAGGTCTACGTGAAGCACATGGGGAACCGGGTATACAACGTCACCTACACCGTCAAGGAGAAAGGGGACTACATCCTCATCGTCAAGTGGGGCGACGAAAGTGTCCCCGGAAGCCCCTTCAAAGTCAACGTGCCCTGA